The Thermodesulfobacteriota bacterium genome has a segment encoding these proteins:
- a CDS encoding Crp/Fnr family transcriptional regulator, translating to MAVDLLKKCPLFAGLTDEGLQKVRGIAVFKRSKKKEILFAEGEEAKGFYVVLRGRVKVYKISPEGKEQILHVVQAPDSFAEAALFQEGTYPAFAESMEECQLLFIPKRDFLQMIQENPQLSINMIVSLSQYLRRFASLIEELSLKEVSSRLAKYLLDLSVKGMREGKAPNEVELDLTKTQLALKLGTISETLSRTFSKLKAKGVIGVEKNRIRILKRDVLEEISSGLRVY from the coding sequence ATGGCGGTCGATCTTTTGAAGAAGTGCCCTCTCTTTGCTGGATTGACGGATGAGGGATTGCAGAAGGTCAGGGGCATTGCGGTCTTTAAGCGATCAAAAAAAAAGGAAATTCTCTTTGCAGAAGGTGAGGAGGCTAAGGGATTTTATGTCGTCCTCCGCGGAAGGGTGAAGGTTTATAAAATTTCTCCAGAGGGGAAGGAGCAGATCCTTCATGTCGTCCAAGCCCCGGACTCTTTTGCCGAAGCCGCCCTCTTTCAGGAAGGGACTTACCCTGCCTTTGCCGAATCGATGGAGGAATGTCAGCTCCTTTTTATTCCCAAGCGGGATTTCCTTCAGATGATCCAGGAGAATCCGCAGCTCAGCATCAATATGATCGTCTCCCTCTCCCAATATCTCAGGCGATTTGCCTCCCTCATCGAGGAGCTCTCGCTCAAGGAGGTCTCCTCCCGTTTAGCCAAATATCTCCTCGACCTCTCGGTTAAGGGGATGAGGGAAGGGAAGGCCCCTAACGAGGTGGAGCTCGATCTTACCAAGACCCAACTTGCCCTGAAGCTCGGCACGATCAGTGAAACCCTTTCGAGAACCTTTTCGAAACTGAAGGCAAAAGGGGTGATCGGAGTCGAAAAGAACCGAATTCGTATCCTGAAAAGGGATGTCCTCGAAGAGATCTCCTCTGGTTTGAGGGTATATTAG
- a CDS encoding GAF domain-containing sensor histidine kinase, which translates to MNPPLDQELIRSILSELQAKGCRLSPEEATGVVDLIKERILFHYVDQVIHQADTILEINPSLSEREILQTLARNVVEFLGAEAATIRIYNPSKKEMVSFGSYPAEGDDREVVIPFDDTIAGEVVRSKKSYFVPSIAKEEKYKGKEKVEKKGIHSMLAVPISIPRFSLKDVDTEGCIQIYFKEEGKVFTPLETRIAETLAKRVSYVIARKRIMDLQKMSTTKDRIVEQIFLKLGKRGGVKMKEVFNLVIPELADFMRIQRCSLFSVMEDRTQVVLEAGFPEAQHGIGKVFSVKESPYIRTIVEQTGPFGDFEYEKIHPNYLHILHPQKSSLLPPDLKRFLESQQIHSVLYIPLRVDGKVEYFLAFDAQAQHPGFTEEEIEIFALFGKELMKGLRLEKMDDILHDFKNPAIALAGFAKRIQKILADGDYPAKKEKVDQALEIVLKESSRIQELALTLHGEGREEVVDLSERLERRALINEEAIAELKKGNVRFPERSLTTPLWIRCYPLHLERVLDNLLNNASNAIPEEGGELSIRSYREGDWAVAEISNTGQISEEDRDRLLMGEGRGRGLHITTRLVKKMGGKMEMETGAGRTTFRVKFPLARQPSIGSD; encoded by the coding sequence ATGAATCCTCCTCTCGACCAGGAGTTGATCCGTTCGATCCTCTCCGAACTTCAGGCCAAGGGGTGCCGCCTCTCCCCGGAAGAAGCGACGGGGGTCGTCGATCTCATCAAGGAGAGGATCCTCTTCCACTACGTAGACCAGGTCATCCATCAAGCGGATACGATCCTCGAAATCAACCCCTCCCTTTCCGAGCGGGAGATCCTTCAGACCCTTGCCCGGAATGTGGTCGAATTCCTCGGCGCCGAGGCCGCAACCATCCGGATCTACAACCCGAGCAAGAAAGAGATGGTCTCCTTCGGTTCTTATCCGGCAGAAGGGGACGACCGGGAGGTGGTGATCCCCTTCGATGATACGATCGCAGGGGAGGTCGTCCGGAGCAAGAAGAGCTACTTCGTGCCCAGCATCGCCAAAGAGGAGAAGTACAAGGGAAAGGAGAAGGTGGAGAAGAAAGGGATCCACTCGATGCTCGCCGTTCCCATCTCCATTCCCCGCTTCTCCTTGAAGGACGTGGACACGGAGGGATGTATCCAGATCTATTTCAAGGAAGAGGGGAAGGTCTTCACCCCTTTGGAGACGAGAATCGCCGAGACCCTGGCCAAACGGGTGAGCTACGTGATCGCCCGGAAGCGGATCATGGATCTCCAGAAGATGAGCACGACGAAGGACCGGATCGTGGAGCAGATCTTCCTCAAACTGGGCAAACGGGGCGGGGTGAAGATGAAGGAGGTCTTCAATCTGGTCATTCCCGAGTTGGCCGACTTCATGAGGATTCAGCGCTGCTCTCTCTTTTCGGTCATGGAGGATCGGACCCAGGTGGTGCTGGAGGCCGGATTCCCCGAGGCCCAACACGGGATCGGGAAGGTCTTTTCGGTGAAGGAATCGCCCTATATCCGCACCATTGTGGAGCAGACCGGTCCCTTCGGCGATTTTGAGTACGAAAAGATTCATCCCAACTATCTCCACATCCTCCATCCCCAGAAGAGCTCGCTGCTTCCCCCGGATTTGAAACGCTTTCTCGAAAGCCAACAAATCCATTCTGTCCTCTACATTCCCCTGCGGGTCGATGGGAAGGTCGAATATTTTCTCGCCTTCGATGCCCAGGCCCAGCACCCGGGCTTCACAGAAGAAGAGATCGAGATCTTCGCCCTCTTTGGAAAGGAGCTGATGAAAGGCCTCCGGCTGGAGAAGATGGACGATATCCTCCACGATTTCAAGAATCCCGCCATCGCCCTGGCGGGGTTCGCCAAAAGGATCCAGAAGATCCTGGCCGACGGTGATTACCCCGCGAAGAAGGAGAAGGTGGACCAGGCCCTCGAGATCGTGCTGAAAGAGAGTTCAAGGATTCAGGAGCTGGCCCTGACCCTCCACGGTGAAGGAAGGGAGGAGGTGGTCGACCTCTCGGAAAGGTTGGAGCGGAGGGCCCTGATCAACGAAGAGGCCATCGCGGAACTGAAGAAGGGCAATGTCCGATTCCCGGAAAGATCCCTGACGACCCCCTTGTGGATCCGGTGCTATCCCCTTCACCTGGAAAGGGTCCTCGACAATCTCCTCAACAATGCCTCCAACGCCATCCCTGAGGAAGGCGGGGAACTTTCGATTCGGTCCTATCGAGAGGGCGATTGGGCCGTGGCGGAGATTTCGAATACCGGTCAGATCTCCGAGGAGGATCGAGACCGATTGCTCATGGGGGAGGGCAGGGGAAGGGGCCTCCACATCACCACACGCCTCGTCAAAAAGATGGGAGGGAAGATGGAGATGGAGACCGGTGCTGGCCGGACGACCTTTCGCGTCAAATTTCCCTTGGCGAGGCAGCCCTCGATCGGATCGGACTGA
- a CDS encoding DUF748 domain-containing protein, giving the protein MKKWLILTGLLLVLLAGAYFGLSSHAVKALQPQLQKAFGQGVTIGQIRAKGTFLSVYGLQWKNLPSDPPFLKVEEMRVYPSPFALLKRDAPFRKIVLIKPALTVFRTREGHWVGPWGRKREGVVAHRGGEDIEKKEGSGKDGSFLTGLIRIERGCLEIEDRGLGEVSQRILLYDVDADLRPTGYPSTRSSVELKGRGGIGGPGGEISIKGWIDLSTSEMDLAVTLREIELKCFEPYYRKRVSSEIDSGRLSGAIRIAVHGGMLDLNGGLELVGLKFRRKEGTFFYIPTKTLQDRLEAKGGRLALPFKLRADLKDPQLHLQTLLLWQIGLALAEALGFPVKKMEGVDLPRIN; this is encoded by the coding sequence ATGAAAAAATGGTTGATCCTCACCGGGCTCCTCCTCGTCCTGCTCGCAGGGGCCTACTTCGGTCTTTCCTCCCATGCGGTAAAAGCCCTCCAGCCTCAACTTCAGAAGGCCTTCGGTCAAGGGGTGACGATCGGCCAGATCAGGGCCAAGGGGACTTTCCTTTCTGTTTATGGACTTCAATGGAAGAACCTTCCGTCCGATCCGCCCTTTTTGAAGGTCGAGGAGATGAGGGTCTATCCCTCGCCCTTTGCCCTATTGAAACGGGACGCCCCTTTTCGAAAAATCGTCCTCATCAAACCGGCCCTCACCGTCTTCAGGACCCGCGAGGGGCATTGGGTAGGGCCTTGGGGGAGGAAGAGGGAAGGGGTGGTGGCCCATCGAGGCGGAGAGGATATCGAAAAGAAGGAGGGGTCAGGGAAAGATGGATCATTCCTAACCGGGTTGATCCGGATCGAGAGGGGCTGCCTCGAGATCGAGGATCGAGGCCTTGGAGAGGTTTCCCAGAGGATCCTTTTATACGATGTGGATGCGGATCTCAGGCCCACCGGATACCCCTCGACCCGATCTTCTGTCGAATTGAAAGGAAGAGGAGGGATAGGAGGTCCGGGAGGGGAGATCTCCATAAAAGGGTGGATCGATCTCTCGACGTCGGAGATGGACCTTGCGGTGACCCTGAGGGAGATTGAATTGAAATGTTTCGAACCCTATTACCGGAAGAGGGTATCTTCAGAGATCGATTCCGGAAGATTGAGTGGAGCGATTCGCATCGCCGTCCATGGGGGCATGCTCGACCTCAACGGAGGGCTGGAACTGGTCGGGCTGAAGTTTAGACGGAAGGAAGGGACTTTTTTCTACATCCCCACGAAGACCCTCCAAGACCGCTTGGAGGCGAAAGGGGGCCGCCTCGCCCTTCCCTTTAAATTGCGTGCCGATCTGAAGGATCCCCAGCTCCATCTTCAAACCCTTCTCCTCTGGCAGATTGGGCTTGCCCTGGCCGAGGCCCTTGGATTTCCGGTGAAAAAGATGGAGGGGGTTGACCTCCCTCGAATCAATTGA
- a CDS encoding prenyltransferase — translation MRGTSFFTAWWRLSRIPFLSVGVFPLILGFALARRSGYEAPLGLYLLSIVATVLIMWMTYYLGEWNDLGGDRINRTFNRFSGGSRVLVEGVLPPWISLLFGYLCLGGSILLGLYLRWRYQTGPWTLLLGGVGIFSGFFYSGKPLRFAYRGLGEVLIGFCYGWLPIATGFYLCAGFISDRVFWLSLPIGLTVFNVILINEFPDEEADRHIGKRNLVVRFGKERMGDLYMALSILAGLFFIKMVRISGKGPWLWALIAFPGLLILYNLWMVWKEAYREPKRLESLCRNTLAVNLSMTLILTLLQGL, via the coding sequence ATGAGGGGGACCTCCTTTTTCACCGCCTGGTGGAGACTTTCGAGAATCCCGTTCCTCTCGGTCGGGGTCTTTCCATTGATTTTGGGCTTTGCCCTTGCCCGGCGCTCAGGATATGAGGCCCCGCTGGGGCTCTATCTGCTTTCCATCGTTGCCACCGTCCTCATCATGTGGATGACTTACTATTTGGGGGAGTGGAATGATCTGGGGGGAGATCGGATCAACCGAACCTTCAACCGATTTTCGGGTGGGTCGAGGGTCCTCGTCGAAGGGGTCCTCCCTCCCTGGATTTCGCTTCTCTTCGGGTACCTCTGCCTCGGGGGGAGTATCCTCCTCGGTCTCTATCTCCGCTGGAGATATCAAACAGGTCCTTGGACGCTTCTTCTGGGAGGGGTCGGCATTTTTTCGGGATTTTTCTATTCCGGAAAGCCCCTTCGGTTCGCCTATCGTGGATTGGGGGAGGTTCTTATCGGGTTCTGTTACGGTTGGCTTCCGATTGCCACCGGATTCTACCTCTGCGCAGGATTTATCAGCGACCGAGTCTTCTGGCTCTCCCTCCCTATTGGACTGACGGTCTTCAATGTGATTTTGATCAACGAGTTCCCTGACGAAGAGGCCGATCGCCACATCGGGAAGAGAAACCTGGTCGTTCGATTCGGCAAGGAGAGGATGGGTGACCTCTATATGGCCCTCTCCATCTTGGCGGGACTCTTCTTCATCAAGATGGTGAGGATTTCAGGAAAAGGCCCATGGCTTTGGGCCCTTATCGCCTTTCCTGGGCTTCTCATCCTCTACAATCTTTGGATGGTCTGGAAGGAGGCCTATCGAGAACCGAAGAGGTTGGAATCCCTCTGCCGAAATACCCTCGCGGTCAATCTCTCGATGACGCTCATTCTCACGCTTCTCCAGGGGCTATAG
- a CDS encoding beta-ketoacyl-[acyl-carrier-protein] synthase family protein has translation MRSTDRRVVITGIGPVTPVGIGKEAYWESLIQGRSAFKRIEFPGYDMSQYRCRIGAPIEGFDLSHFVTQTKHAKYFGKTTQYAIAATKLALEDAGIEIERNEGEGKTSGDSRNEYRLRGIDPFRVGVILGVSVESMELLEAYHSRFLNRGVRGISPFALPNIYLSAITSHVAQYFSIRGTSFALSTACASATHAMANSYFQIRLGREDLVVTGGSDACLTPYVFGGFDVLRAMSTRNDEPQKACRPFDKERDGFVMAEGAGVLIFEELEHARQRGARIYAEVVGVGMTADAYHLTEPAPDGRALGRAIREALDMAGIRPEEVDYINPHGTSTPLNDKVETKVIKDVFGEKAYGIPISSTKSITGHLLGAAGGVEAIAVVMSIERGMIHPTLNLDVPDPECDLDYVPHHPRRKEVRVGLSISAGFGGVNSTLLLKKIEIPSL, from the coding sequence ATGAGATCGACGGACAGAAGGGTCGTCATCACGGGGATAGGGCCAGTGACACCAGTGGGGATCGGAAAGGAGGCCTATTGGGAGAGCCTCATCCAGGGGAGATCCGCGTTTAAGCGGATCGAGTTTCCCGGATATGACATGAGTCAATATCGGTGCCGGATCGGGGCCCCGATCGAAGGGTTCGATCTAAGCCATTTCGTGACCCAAACGAAACACGCCAAGTATTTTGGGAAGACCACCCAGTATGCGATCGCGGCCACCAAACTTGCCCTCGAAGATGCGGGCATCGAGATCGAGAGAAACGAAGGTGAGGGGAAGACCTCCGGGGATTCGAGGAACGAGTATCGGTTGAGAGGGATCGACCCCTTCAGGGTGGGCGTCATCCTCGGCGTGAGCGTCGAGTCGATGGAGCTTTTAGAAGCCTATCATAGCCGTTTTTTGAACCGAGGGGTGAGGGGCATCTCACCTTTTGCCCTTCCCAATATTTATTTGAGCGCCATCACCTCCCACGTGGCCCAGTACTTTTCCATCCGGGGCACCTCCTTTGCCCTCTCCACGGCGTGCGCCTCGGCCACCCATGCGATGGCCAACAGTTACTTCCAGATCCGCTTGGGCAGGGAAGACCTGGTGGTGACCGGCGGATCGGATGCCTGTTTGACCCCCTATGTCTTCGGAGGGTTCGATGTCCTTCGGGCGATGTCGACCCGCAACGACGAACCCCAGAAGGCCTGTCGGCCTTTCGACAAGGAGAGGGATGGATTTGTGATGGCCGAGGGAGCCGGGGTCCTGATCTTCGAAGAGCTCGAACATGCCCGTCAGCGTGGGGCTCGAATCTATGCCGAGGTCGTGGGCGTCGGGATGACCGCGGATGCCTACCACCTCACAGAGCCCGCTCCGGATGGGAGAGCCTTGGGAAGGGCCATTCGAGAGGCCCTCGACATGGCCGGCATCCGTCCGGAAGAGGTCGATTACATCAACCCCCACGGGACCTCGACGCCGCTCAACGATAAGGTGGAGACCAAGGTGATCAAGGACGTGTTCGGCGAGAAGGCCTATGGGATTCCCATCAGTTCCACGAAATCGATCACGGGCCATCTCCTGGGAGCGGCCGGAGGGGTGGAGGCGATCGCCGTGGTTATGAGCATCGAGAGGGGGATGATCCATCCCACCCTCAATCTGGATGTCCCGGATCCGGAGTGCGATCTCGATTATGTGCCTCACCACCCTCGCCGAAAAGAGGTGAGGGTCGGACTCTCGATTTCAGCGGGCTTTGGAGGGGTCAACAGCACCCTCCTGCTCAAAAAGATCGAGATTCCTTCTCTATGA